AATCAATCACTTGCGAAGGCCGCCCCGGTGGTTTTCCTCATGATACTGGTTTCGATTGTTCCACAACCGCCGCCATCCGGCAAATGTGGCCCGCGGCGGCCGAACCGGTACAATGGCCGCCTTTCCCAACCCCCGGAGACCTGGTGTGAGCCTGGCAATTTTCGATCTCGACAACACCCTCCTGGCCGGCGACAGCGACTACGAATGGGGCCAGTTCCTGGTACGCCGGGGCATCGTCGACGGCGAGACCTACGAGCAGGCCAACCAGGCCTTCTACGAGCAGTACAAGGCCGGCACCCTCGATATCCACGAATTCGCCCGCTTCGCCTTCCGCCCCCTGGCGGAGAACCGCCTGGAGGATCTGCTGGCCTGGCGCGAGGACTTCATGCGCGAGCACATCGCGCCCATCATCCTGCCCAAGGCCCGCGAGCTGCTGGCGCGCCACCGCGAGCGCGGCGAGACCCTGATGATCATCACCGCCACCAACCGCTTCGTCACCGAGCCCATCGCGGCAGAGCTCGGGGTGGACCACCTGCTGGCCACCGACCCGGAATTCCTTGACGGCCGCTACACCGGCGAGATCGCCGGCATCCCCTGCTTCCAGGCCGGCAAGGTCAGGCGCCTGGAGGCCTGGCTGGCCGAGCACGGTGAAACGCTGGCGGGCAGCCACTTCTACAGTGACTCGCACAACGACCTGCCCCTGCTCGAGCGCGTCGACCATCCGGTGGCGGTGGACGCCGACGTCACGCTCACCGAGATCGCCGGCGAGCGCGGCTGGCACCAGATGTCGCTGCGCTTCTGAGGGGGCGCGTGAAGGGGTGAGGAGACAGGGGTGAGGCGGGGCCTCACCCGTGGGAAGCACCTGGCCTAGCTGGCGAAGGCGGCCGCCATCGCCAGGACACGCTGGCCGGCCCCGGTGTCGGCCTTGCCGGCGGTCTTCACCGCCCCGGCGTAACCGGCGAAGAAGTCGGGCAGGGCCTGCACCAGCTGCTTCTTGCGCAGGCGGTTCACGCCCTGCACCGGCCACATCGGGCGCAGGTCGCTGTTGGGCAGGGCATCGCAGACCTTGAGTCCCCAGCCTTCCTTGAAGACGTCCCAGACGTGATAGCGCACCACCAGCCTGAAGACGTGCTCGGCCTTCATGTCGGCCATGCCGATGCCCGGACCGACGTATTCGACCTCGAGCTGTGGCGCAAGGGTCTCGAACTCGGCGTCCAGCGCGGCCAGGGCCGTATCCAGCTCGGGGGTGACGGGGATGTTGTCCTGCTTCGCCTGCGCGGCGAGGAACTCGATGTAATCGCTCATGCCTGACCCATGGGTTGCGCCGGGGCGGGCTCGAACCACTGGGCGAGCGCCTGCCGGCGGTAGATCCAGTACAGCGTGAGCCCGCGCGCCGCGAGGAACAGCAGCAGCGCCAGCCACAGGCCGTGATTGTCAAAAGGCCGCAGAAGGTACCACGAAGGCAGGTAGATCATAAACACCGAGACCAGCATGGCATTGCGCATCTCGCGGGCGCGGGTGGCGCCGATGAATACGCCGTCGAGCAGAAAGGCCCAGACCGACACCAGCGGGGTGAGCACCAGCCAAGGCAGGTACGCCATGGCGGTCTCGCGCACCAGGGGCAGGTCGGTGAGCAGGCGGATGATGGCCGGCCCCGCCAGCAGGTAGACGAGCGCGAACCCGGCCGCCGCCACGAAGGACCAGAGCCCGGCCAGCCACACCGCCCGCCGGAAGGCCGCACGGTCACGCCGCCCCACGGTGCGCCCGACCAGGGCCTCGGCTGCGTGGGCAAAGCCGTCCAGGGCATAGGCCATGAAGGACTGGAAGTTCATGAGCACGGCGTTGGCCGCCACCGT
This region of Chromatiales bacterium genomic DNA includes:
- a CDS encoding HAD family hydrolase; its protein translation is MSLAIFDLDNTLLAGDSDYEWGQFLVRRGIVDGETYEQANQAFYEQYKAGTLDIHEFARFAFRPLAENRLEDLLAWREDFMREHIAPIILPKARELLARHRERGETLMIITATNRFVTEPIAAELGVDHLLATDPEFLDGRYTGEIAGIPCFQAGKVRRLEAWLAEHGETLAGSHFYSDSHNDLPLLERVDHPVAVDADVTLTEIAGERGWHQMSLRF